The stretch of DNA GCCTTGTCGACAGGATCGCCGGGCGGGTAGATCCCCTCCGCCATCAACGATTCCACCGACGCGCGCATGTGGACGAAGGCCGAACTGTTCAGCGCGACATCAACATCGCTGCCGGGTCGGCTTTCGGCCATGGTCGCGATCCGGTACAGCTCAGGAGTTTTCAACGCGAAGCGCACATACGCCAGGCCCTGCGCGCGCAGCACGTCGATGGTCGACTGCTGGTCGGCCGCAACCCGCTGCATCTCCTCGTCGAGCTTCTCGAAGTACCTCGCGCAGACGGCGTCGAGCAGCGCGTCCTTGTCCGCGAAGTGCAGATAGATCGACGGCGGCGTCACGCCGACCCGCTGAGCCACCGACCGAATGGATACCGCCTTCGCGTGTCCGGTTTCCAGCAGCAGTTCGGTGGCCGCGTCAAGGATCTCGTCACGCAACTGGTCGCCGGAACCGCGCGGGGCGCGGCGGCGACGCAACGGTTGGAGCGCCACGTTAACCAGTGTCCGCCACGGCAGCCGCGATGCGGTCGCGTTTCTCAACGGGCGCGTCGTCGTCGTGGGACTCGCTGATCCCGATGCGCTCGTGCAACCTGGCCAACGGCTTAGGCGCCCACCAATTCCACCGCCCGAGCACGTGCATGAAAGCAGGCAACAGCAGCATCCGGACCAGCGTCGCATCGGCGATCACTGCCAGCGTCAGGCCCACCCCGAACATCCGC from Mycobacterium sp. JS623 encodes:
- a CDS encoding TetR/AcrR family transcriptional regulator, which produces MALQPLRRRRAPRGSGDQLRDEILDAATELLLETGHAKAVSIRSVAQRVGVTPPSIYLHFADKDALLDAVCARYFEKLDEEMQRVAADQQSTIDVLRAQGLAYVRFALKTPELYRIATMAESRPGSDVDVALNSSAFVHMRASVESLMAEGIYPPGDPVDKALELWTAAHGVAALLISRPYLPWGDAEEFADRVLKSVCVGQIVSGAIDPDLPPAEAIAQLKGMFDAH